Within Kineothrix sp. MB12-C1, the genomic segment GAACATCTAACTGCAGAAGAAATTTATGAAATGGTAAAAGCGGACTATCCAGAGATAGGACTTGCTACTGTTTATAGAACAATACAGATACTTTGGGATTTACACTTGATTGATCGCATTAGTTTGGACGACGGATTTGTCCGTTATGAAATCGGAAATGTGGGAATGGGTACGGCAAAACACCATCACCATCATTTGATTTGCACAAAATGTGGTAAAATAAATTCCTTCGAGGACGACTTACTGGAGGAATTAGAAGATAAAATTACAAGGACGACCGGATTCCATGTGATGGATCATGAAGTGAAACTCTACGGGTACTGTGAAGAATGTGGAGGAAAAACCGATTGAAAAAAAATGAAAAAGAGAGCAGTTCTAAGCTTAAGATTATTCCTTTAGGAGGCTTGGAACAGATTGGTATGAACATTACTGCCTTCGAATATGAAGACAGTATTGTTGTTGTGGACTGTGGATTATCTTTCCCGGATGATGATATGCTGGGAATTGATT encodes:
- a CDS encoding Fur family transcriptional regulator encodes the protein MVVNREQFMQLLKDKGLKVTTQRLLVLEALASCPDEHLTAEEIYEMVKADYPEIGLATVYRTIQILWDLHLIDRISLDDGFVRYEIGNVGMGTAKHHHHHLICTKCGKINSFEDDLLEELEDKITRTTGFHVMDHEVKLYGYCEECGGKTD